CCGGACAGTCTGGGACCGGACGACCTGGACCTGCTGATGCTCCAGCGCGCGACGACGCTCGGCAGCCATGCGGGAGAGATCGCCTTCCCGGGCGGCAAGCTGGAGCCCGACGACGCCGACGAGGCCGCCGCCGCTCTGCGGGAGGCCGTCGAGGAGACGGGTCTGGACCCGGCCGGTGTCGACGTGGTGGGAGTCCTGCCGTCGCATCCGCTGCCGTACAGCAATTTCATGGTCACTCCCGTTCTCGCCTGGTGGCGCGAGGTGAGTCCCGTGTTCGTGGTGGACCCGCGGGAATCGGCCCAGGTGTTCCGCATCCCGGTGCGCGATCTCCTCGACCCCCGGAACCGTGTCACGGCCAGTCTGGAGCGGGCGGGAGTCGTCTTCGAGTCCCCGGCCTTCCTGGTGGAGGACGTCTTCATCTGGGGATTCACCGGCAAGCTGCTGGAGGAGACGTTCCATTACCTCGGATGGGCCAAGCCCTGGGATCCGGACCGGAAGCACTTCTTCACGCTCTGAGGTGCTGCCGCATCGTCATGGTGCTCGGCATTGCCATGGTGCACGGCCACGTGTCCTGACTGCGTGGTCCGCCTGCGTGGCAGCAGGCCGTGGTCTGGCTTTTCGGCCTCGCTACTCGGCTTGGCTAGTCGGCTCGGTTGGGCTGCTTGGCCTGGCCGGGCTACTTGGCCTGGTCGTAGGAGTCGACCACGGCGACCGTCAGTGGGAAGTCCACCGGAGCCGTGCCGAACAGGAGCCGACCGGCGTCGCGGGCCGCACTCTCCACCGCCTCGACACAGTCGGGGATGAGCCCTTCGGGGGCGTGGACCATGATCTCGTCGTGCAGGAAGAAGACGAGTTCTGCGGGGCCGGTGATCGGCCACGACGAGGATCCGGCCGCGCCGGTATCGCCCTCCAGGGCCTTCGGCCAGGCGGCGCCGAGCGCGTGAAGGCGCGACCGGATTCCGGCCAGCCAGCACTCCGCCCATTCCGCCGCGGTCCCCTGCACGATGAAGTTGCGGGTGAAACGGCCCCTCGACCTGGCCCAGGAGTCGGCGCGGCGCTGTTCCTCCTGAGTCTGTGTCCTCTGGGCCGCCTCCCACGCGGCTCCGGGAGGAGGGGTGGTCCTGCCCAGCCACGTGGAGACGGACTCCCCGCGTTCTCCACGACGCGCGGCGTCCTCCACCAGGCCGATCGCCGCCGGGTACAGCTTCTTCAGCTGCGGCATGAGCCGGGCGGATTCCCCGGTCGTCGCACCGTACATCGCGCCCAGCAGCGCGACTTTCGCGGAGGAACGGCTGCCGCCGAATCCTGCGTCGGCGATCTCGGCATACAGGTCCTGGCCGCGAGCCGCGGCGGCCATTCCCTGATCGGCCGACATGGCCGCCAGAATGCGCGGCTCCACCTGCGAGGCATCAGCGACCAGCAGTTTGTACCCCGGCAGAGCCCGGACCGCGTTCCGGACCGACTTCGGGATCTGCAGCGCCCCACCGCCACGGGATGACCAGCGACCGGTGACCACGCCTCCCACCACGTAATCCGATCTGAAACGGCCGCGGCGGACCCAGCTGTCCAGCCAGGACCAGCCGTTCGCCGTATAAAGACGGGACAGCTTCTTGTACTCCAGCAAGGGGGCGATCACTGGATGGTGGAATTCCTGCAGCTCCCACTGCCGAGTGGTCCGCACTTCGATGCCATTGCGGTGCAGCGCCCGCAGGAGATCCTGCGGCGAATCCGGATTGAGGGAGGGCGAGCGGAGCAGCTCCCGCATCTCCGTCACGAGCGCTTCCATCTTCCGGGGCCTTTGACCGAGAGGAGGCTCCGGACCCAGAACCTCCTCCAGCAGCCCACGATGGGCGGCCTGGTCCCAAGGAACCCCCAGGAACTGCATCTCCGTGGCCACCAGGCCGGCCGCCGACTCCGCCGCGACCAGCAGGCGCAGCCGCACCGGGGAGGAGGAGCCCGCGATCGCCGCCAGCTGTGCCGCGAACTCCTGTCGAGTCAGGTCGTGGTCCCGGGCCTGACGGGGCGCGTCGAACAGGCTGTCCTGGAGCTGTTCCACCGGGCCTGCCTCGGCGCTGGGGTAGTCCGCGGAGCCGGTGATCCTGGCTGCCATGTCGGCATAGCGAGGGTCCTGAACGAGGGAGGAGAACCGCAGGATGGTCCGGATCAGACTGATGTCGTGACATCTGGCCAGCCGCACACCGGCGGCCAGCAGGCGCGGGTAGAAGTCGTGCACGGTGTCCCAGACCCACCGGGGCTGTTCCTCTTCCAGGGACACCACTTCCTGTGGGAGGTCTTCGGCAGAGACCTTCCACGGGCTGCCGATCGCCACGCCCGAGTCGTCGAGGCGGGACAGGTGCGCCCCGCCGTCGTCGTCGGGGGTGATCAGAATGTGCATGGTTCCATTCTCCCGGCTGGCACCGACCTTTTCTGACGCCCTCTTCGCGTTGTGGACAAGCCGCTACGAGCGCTGTCCACATGGTCCGAGCGGGCCCCGGCGGCTTGCCGCAGTCGGCTGCACGCTGGATTCATGAAACGACGTATGCAGGAAGCCGTGGACGATTCCACAGCCGCGCTGGGCGACGCCGGGTGGCCCGGCCGGGAGGCCGCCGGCACAGATCGCGGTGGCGCGCCCTTCCTTCTCATCACCGGTCTTCCGGCGATCCAGGAAGCGGTCAGGGCCGCCGCGGCCGCCGCCGGGGTGCGGCTTCGGGTGGCTGAAGACGTTCAGAGCGCCGTCCCGGACTGGGACCGGTCCAGCGCAGTGATCGTCGGCGGGGACGTCCTGGAATTCCCCGTCCGTCGTCGACCCGTTGATGCCCTGCTCGGTCTGCAGGATGATCCGGGGCTGTGGGATCGCGCGGCGATGTGGGGTGTGGAACGCGTCGGCGTCCTGCCGGCGGCCATGGGCTGGCTGGCGGAATTCCTCGGCGGCATGGGCACCGTGCGCGACGGCGGACTGGTCGCCGGGCTGTGGGGCGCCGCGGGTGGGAGTGGGACTTCGACCCTCGCGGTGTGGCTCGCCGCGCAAGCTGCCGAGGCGGGACTGCGCACGGTGCTCGTGAACACCGCACCTCAGGATGCCGGGTTTCGGTACGCCTTGTCCGCCACGGATCTCGCGGGATCGGGCTGGGTCGAGCTGAACGCGAGCAGCGGAGCGATCAGTCCCGAGCGGCTCGCGAATTCGCTTCCGCAGACCGCCGGATTCTCGGTGCTGATGTGGCCTGCAGGCGGTGTCGAACCGGGCCCGGTGATCCACGATCCCCGGGTCCTGGACGCAGCACGCAAGGCCTACGACCTGGTGGTCCTGGATCTTTCGGACTCCACACTGCACCAGCTCGCCTGGTGGTGCGACACCTTGACCGTATGTGCTCCACTGACCCTGAACGCCGCCGTCCGTGCGAGCAATGAGCTCGGACACGTGCCGGTGTCGTCGCCTGGGCTGGTGGCGCGCGCCCGGCGAGGTCAGGGCCCGGAAGCCGCGGAACTCGCGAAGCGGCTGGGTCTTGGCTATCACGGCCTGATTCCACCGCTCCGTGGAGTGCAGGCCGCCGCCGATGAGGGGCGTCTGCCCGGTCTGGCGCGGATCCGTCCGGTTCGGACCGTGGTCGGCGCGGTGCTCGCCCAGGCCGGAGGTGGCGGACGATGAAGGAGACACCGGAGGGAGACCAGGCCCGGTCCGCCGCTCCCCGGTCGAACAGCGGTCGACGCCGTGCATTCCAGGCGGGTGCTCCGCGCCGGCAGCGTCCCCTCATGGCACTCGGCAGTGGGCAGGAAGAAGGCTTTCCTCAGCACTCCGACAACGGTCACGGCCTGGATCCGGCACTTCTTGAAACCATCAGGCAGGACGTGCTGAGCGTTCCCGGCCCGGTCACCACGGAAAGGGTCGCCGCCGCGGTGAATTCGACGGGGAGGTTCCTCGGACCTTCCGTAGCGCTCGCGGCGGTTGAGAGCATCAACGCCGAATTGCGGGGCCTCGGACCCCTGCAGGTCGTCGCTGATGTGCCAGGGGTCACCGATATCTTCGTCAACGGGCCCGATGGGGTCTGGTGGGACCGCGGAGCCGGACTCGAGCGCATTGCGGTGCCGTTGGGGCGCGAGGAACAGGTGCGTGCCCTCGCCCAGCGACTGATATCGGCCGGAGGGCGGCGTCTCGACGAGGGCAATCCGTGTGTCGATGTGCGCCTTCCGGGCGGTTACCGCGTCCACGCGGTCATCCCTCCGTTGTCCCCGGACGGCACGGTCCTGTCGATCAGGATCCGTCGCGGCCGGCGGTTCACCCTCGCCGAACTCGGTGAGGCAGGCATGTTCACCCCGGACATCCTGGGCGTGCTCCAAGCCCTGATGAACCGGCGGCTGAACTTCCTGATCAGTGGAGCCACAGGTTCGGGGAAGACGACCTTGCTGTCTTCTCTCCTGAGTCTCGCGGGTGCACAGGAGCGGCTGGTTCTGATCGAAGACGCATCGGAGCTCGACCCTGGTCATCCTCACGTGATCAGGCTGGAGTCCCGTCATGGAAACATCGAAGGCAAAGGAGCCATCGGGTTGAGGGAGCTCGTCCGGGAATCCCTGCGCATGAGGCCGGATCGTCTCGTCGTGGGGGAGTGCCGCGGCTCGGAAGTCCGTGAGCTGTTGATGGCACTCAACACCGGACACTGTGGCGCCGGGACCTTGCACGCGAACTCGGCCGACGACGTGCCGGCCCGGCTCGAAGCGCTCTGTGCCTTGGCGGGAATGGATGGGACTGCCACTGCGGCTCAGGTCTCGAGCGCCGTCGACGTGGTGATCCACCTGGATCGGATGTCGACGGGACGTGAGATCCGCGAACTGAGCCTGGTCCGGGCACGCGACGGCCGCCTGGCCACCGAGTCGGTTCTGCGGCATGTCGGTGGGCAGCTGAGCTATGGACCGGGCTGGCCGGCGTTCAGGGCCAGGCTGAGCCCTGGGACGGAGGCGTGATGCTCTTCGCCGTATTCCTGATGGTGGGACTGCTCCTGGTCGGTCCCGGCCCCGGCGCCTGGGTGTGGCGGCAGGAGCGCCATCCCGCCCCTCACGGCGCCGGTCACGGTGTGCTCGGTTCGTGGAGCGGTGCGCTTGCCCGGTTCCGGAAGCGGACCTGGGCGAGCACGCACGGTGCCCGGAACACTGCTGCCTTGGATCGTGAGTCCATGGCGGTCCTCGTGCAGCATCTCGGCGCCCTGCTGAACGGTGGACGCAGTGCTGCCCAGGCATGGCGTGAACTGCTGGAGTTCCACCGCGAGGACTCCGAGACACGTCGGGAGATGCGGCCGGGCCCCGATGCCTCGGTGGACTCGGCCCTTCTGGCTGCGGCTGCGCAGGCAGCCGAGCTGGGTGAGAGCCCCGCGATCGCCATTCACCGCCAGGTGGCTGCTGGGCGGTTCCCGAGGGAGTCCCGACACGTCGTCCGGCAGTGGTCCCAGCTTGCTGCTTGTGTCCGTGCCGGCGAACTCAGCGGATGCCCTCTCGCAGACCTTCTGGAACGGTTCGCCCTCGACCTCGAGCACTCGGCGGATGCCGAGAGGTCTCGTCAGACGGCGCTCGCCGGTCCACGGGCCAGTGTCGCCTTGCTCGGCTGGCTGCCGTTCTTCGGGCTGGGGCTCGGGCTGCTGCTGGGCGTCGACCCCGTGGACATCGTGTTGCGCTCCCCGGTGGGAGGGCTGTCCGTGATCGCCGGCCTGGTGTTCTGGTTTCTCGGCAGGGTCTGGTCCTCGCGTCTGGTGCGCCAGGCGGAGGTGGGCTCGCGATGATCCTGCTCCAATTCTCCGTCCTCCTTTTCGCGTGCTGGTGTCTGACCAGTGCCAGGCCGTCCTGCGCGTCGGTCCTTCTCCGGAGGGGCGCCGGCGATGCGCAGAGCCACGACGGACCGGAAGGCCGGCCGGAAGCGTCCGGAGGCCCCGGCGTCGTGGAGGACAGCGCGCTGCTGCTGGAACTCGTCGGGGTGCTGCTGGAATCCGGGCTCAGTCTGGAGCGCAGTCTCGAAGTGCTGGCCGAGTGCGCGGATCAGGTCATTGCGGCTCAACTCCGACGTGTCGTGGCCGCGCTCGCCTTGGGCGCGGCGTGGGATGAAGCCTGGCGCAGCGCATCCGATGTCGGTCTCGCCGCGGGGGTGACCGGCGATCGGGTGGGTCTCGTGTCACGCGCCGTCCGCCTCTTCCGCGGGGCGGGCCACGGTCTCCATCCGTCCCTCCAAGCCCTGAAACGGACCTTGAGGTTCGCCGCCTTGAGCGGGGCGCCGTCGGCCCAGAGCATCCGGTCCAGTGCTGCCGCGGAACGCCGGAGAACCTTGCGGGAATCTGAACGGCGCGCCGCCGCTCTAGGGGTCCGGCTCGTCCTGCCCTTGGGGATGTGTTCTCTGCCGTCTTTCATCTGTCTGGGCATCATCCCAGTGGTCCTGGCACTCCTGCCTGGAGTCGTCTGACATCGCCCGAAGGGGTCTCATCGAAAGGAAGTCCATATGCCGACAACCACCACGCCCGCCTCAGCCGGGCCGGGCGCTCCTGAGCGTCGTTCGGTCACTGCCACCACCCCCGACCGGATGGAACGGCGAAGGTGGAGCGTTTCACGCGAATGCGCCATTCTCTGGCTCCGGATCGTCGGGATCCTCTGGCGCTTCCGCGCCAGGCTGACGAAGCTCTGTTCAGGCCAAGCCGGCACGTCGACAGCGGAGTACGCCATCGCGACCCTGGCTGCTGTCGCCTTCGCAGGTCTTCTGGTCGTCATCATGCGCAGCGACGAGGTCCGGGGCTTCCTGTTGAACATCATCCGCACAGCATTGGCGATTCCGTGAGTGACCACCGGGCCCGGCCCAGGACGTACGACGAACGCGGGAGCGTGACGGCCGAGTTC
This portion of the Arthrobacter woluwensis genome encodes:
- the ssd gene encoding septum site-determining protein Ssd, whose translation is MKRRMQEAVDDSTAALGDAGWPGREAAGTDRGGAPFLLITGLPAIQEAVRAAAAAAGVRLRVAEDVQSAVPDWDRSSAVIVGGDVLEFPVRRRPVDALLGLQDDPGLWDRAAMWGVERVGVLPAAMGWLAEFLGGMGTVRDGGLVAGLWGAAGGSGTSTLAVWLAAQAAEAGLRTVLVNTAPQDAGFRYALSATDLAGSGWVELNASSGAISPERLANSLPQTAGFSVLMWPAGGVEPGPVIHDPRVLDAARKAYDLVVLDLSDSTLHQLAWWCDTLTVCAPLTLNAAVRASNELGHVPVSSPGLVARARRGQGPEAAELAKRLGLGYHGLIPPLRGVQAAADEGRLPGLARIRPVRTVVGAVLAQAGGGGR
- a CDS encoding NUDIX hydrolase, encoding MSALRDLRRFAGEAGTVLAEELGARWRLTLAEPDTARDAAVLMLFAPTAESAGRDPDSLGPDDLDLLMLQRATTLGSHAGEIAFPGGKLEPDDADEAAAALREAVEETGLDPAGVDVVGVLPSHPLPYSNFMVTPVLAWWREVSPVFVVDPRESAQVFRIPVRDLLDPRNRVTASLERAGVVFESPAFLVEDVFIWGFTGKLLEETFHYLGWAKPWDPDRKHFFTL
- a CDS encoding type II secretion system F family protein yields the protein MILLQFSVLLFACWCLTSARPSCASVLLRRGAGDAQSHDGPEGRPEASGGPGVVEDSALLLELVGVLLESGLSLERSLEVLAECADQVIAAQLRRVVAALALGAAWDEAWRSASDVGLAAGVTGDRVGLVSRAVRLFRGAGHGLHPSLQALKRTLRFAALSGAPSAQSIRSSAAAERRRTLRESERRAAALGVRLVLPLGMCSLPSFICLGIIPVVLALLPGVV
- a CDS encoding DUF4244 domain-containing protein, translated to MPTTTTPASAGPGAPERRSVTATTPDRMERRRWSVSRECAILWLRIVGILWRFRARLTKLCSGQAGTSTAEYAIATLAAVAFAGLLVVIMRSDEVRGFLLNIIRTALAIP
- a CDS encoding type II secretion system F family protein, yielding MLFAVFLMVGLLLVGPGPGAWVWRQERHPAPHGAGHGVLGSWSGALARFRKRTWASTHGARNTAALDRESMAVLVQHLGALLNGGRSAAQAWRELLEFHREDSETRREMRPGPDASVDSALLAAAAQAAELGESPAIAIHRQVAAGRFPRESRHVVRQWSQLAACVRAGELSGCPLADLLERFALDLEHSADAERSRQTALAGPRASVALLGWLPFFGLGLGLLLGVDPVDIVLRSPVGGLSVIAGLVFWFLGRVWSSRLVRQAEVGSR
- a CDS encoding TadA family conjugal transfer-associated ATPase; this encodes MALGSGQEEGFPQHSDNGHGLDPALLETIRQDVLSVPGPVTTERVAAAVNSTGRFLGPSVALAAVESINAELRGLGPLQVVADVPGVTDIFVNGPDGVWWDRGAGLERIAVPLGREEQVRALAQRLISAGGRRLDEGNPCVDVRLPGGYRVHAVIPPLSPDGTVLSIRIRRGRRFTLAELGEAGMFTPDILGVLQALMNRRLNFLISGATGSGKTTLLSSLLSLAGAQERLVLIEDASELDPGHPHVIRLESRHGNIEGKGAIGLRELVRESLRMRPDRLVVGECRGSEVRELLMALNTGHCGAGTLHANSADDVPARLEALCALAGMDGTATAAQVSSAVDVVIHLDRMSTGREIRELSLVRARDGRLATESVLRHVGGQLSYGPGWPAFRARLSPGTEA
- a CDS encoding bifunctional 3'-5' exonuclease/DNA polymerase; translation: MHILITPDDDGGAHLSRLDDSGVAIGSPWKVSAEDLPQEVVSLEEEQPRWVWDTVHDFYPRLLAAGVRLARCHDISLIRTILRFSSLVQDPRYADMAARITGSADYPSAEAGPVEQLQDSLFDAPRQARDHDLTRQEFAAQLAAIAGSSSPVRLRLLVAAESAAGLVATEMQFLGVPWDQAAHRGLLEEVLGPEPPLGQRPRKMEALVTEMRELLRSPSLNPDSPQDLLRALHRNGIEVRTTRQWELQEFHHPVIAPLLEYKKLSRLYTANGWSWLDSWVRRGRFRSDYVVGGVVTGRWSSRGGGALQIPKSVRNAVRALPGYKLLVADASQVEPRILAAMSADQGMAAAARGQDLYAEIADAGFGGSRSSAKVALLGAMYGATTGESARLMPQLKKLYPAAIGLVEDAARRGERGESVSTWLGRTTPPPGAAWEAAQRTQTQEEQRRADSWARSRGRFTRNFIVQGTAAEWAECWLAGIRSRLHALGAAWPKALEGDTGAAGSSSWPITGPAELVFFLHDEIMVHAPEGLIPDCVEAVESAARDAGRLLFGTAPVDFPLTVAVVDSYDQAK